In the Heptranchias perlo isolate sHepPer1 chromosome 45, sHepPer1.hap1, whole genome shotgun sequence genome, one interval contains:
- the LOC137306850 gene encoding protein-serine O-palmitoleoyltransferase porcupine-like: MAALSRQEFFRQLSRGCVLPTAEQGFEQVWQLLLICLGCRVFWRLGLPQWVKHLSTVTGGFYCLYHFFQLQMVWVVLLSLMCYVVLFLCRHSRYKGVFLSVTILIYLLMGEMHMVDTVSWHKMRGAQMIVAMKAISLGFDLDQGSVGAMPSPAEFMGYIYFVGTVIFGPWISFNTYLLAVESKKMSFAWFTKVSLSMVKSLVCLVVSTCVAPYLFPYFIPVYGDKLLKR; this comes from the exons ATGGCAGCACTGAGTCGACAGGAGTTCTTCCGGCAGCTGTCCAGAGGCTGCGTGCTCCCCACCGCCGAGCAGGGCTTCGAGCAGGTCTGGCAGCTTCTCCTCATCTGCCTCGGGTGTCGAGTCTTCTGGAGGCTGG gTCTGCCCCAGTGGGTGAAGCACCTGAGCACGGTCACTGGTGGCTTTTACTGCCTCTACCACTTCTTCCAGCTGCAGATGGTGTGGGTGGTGCTGCTGAGCCTCATGTGCTATGTGGTTCTCTTCCTCTGCCGCCACTCACGCTACAAAGGCGTCTTCTTGTCGGTGACGATCCTCATCTACCTCCTCATGGG GGAGATGCACATGGTGGACACCGTCAGCTGGCACAAGATGCGAG gagCGCAGATGATTGTCGCCATGAAGGCCATCTCGTTGGGGTTTGACCTGGACCAGGGTTCAGTCGGCGCCATGCCCTCTCCGGCCGAGTTTATGGGGTACATTTACTTTGTGGGAACGGTGATCTTCGGACCATGGATTAGCTTCAATACTTACCTGCTGGCAGTGGAGAGCAAGAAGAtg AGCTTTGCCTGGTTCACCAAGGTTTCCCTGAGTATGGTGAAAAGCCTCGTCTGCCTCGTCGTCTCCACCTGTGTCGCCCCTTACCTCTTCCCCTACTTCATCCCTGTGTACGGGGACAAGCTCCTGAAAAGGTGA